In Desulfosediminicola ganghwensis, a single window of DNA contains:
- the dnaA gene encoding chromosomal replication initiator protein DnaA → MLWDKTQDILKDTLSSSVYNLWIEPLKCLEVRDDSIYLLSPDRYFSAYVAQKFLSVIEATVKESGSVQRRVVLCEDDRAAKSESAAPKAQLRLPTVPQNNSSIRALHPRYTFNEFMVGESNILAESACKAISMHDDSFGSCLYINSTTGLGKSHLTHAIAHRVFKESPMTRLHYVTAQQFAAEMVRNIQTKTMDSFKQKYHDQCDMLLVEDVHSLTGKKKTQEELNEVLDCLIKSGKRVVMTSNQTPRELVGIDNDFRSRMSSGLVTSIKEPDAATRFRIVEKKATLHQLGIDEDGVDYLAQHIRGDVRKVESAIVAIRAKSRLMGGQVDMDMIRQVVAEVVGGDKVLTIAMISDLIASQFKVSLGDMKSKSRKKSLTFPRQVAMFLCRKYTDDSLAEIGRAFNRDHSTVLHSIKKVTTMTARDASVNAQLELLNGKVKNL, encoded by the coding sequence ATGCTTTGGGATAAAACACAGGATATACTTAAAGACACTCTTTCCAGCTCAGTCTATAATCTCTGGATTGAACCGTTGAAATGTCTTGAGGTGCGCGATGATTCTATTTACCTGTTAAGCCCTGACAGGTACTTCAGCGCCTATGTTGCCCAGAAATTTCTTTCAGTCATTGAGGCCACTGTAAAGGAGTCCGGTTCTGTTCAGAGACGAGTTGTGCTCTGTGAGGATGATCGTGCGGCCAAGAGTGAGTCCGCTGCACCGAAGGCGCAGTTGAGACTACCGACGGTACCACAAAACAATTCCTCAATCCGGGCCCTGCACCCGAGGTACACTTTTAATGAATTCATGGTGGGGGAGTCTAACATCCTGGCAGAGTCAGCGTGTAAGGCGATTTCCATGCATGATGATTCTTTTGGTTCCTGCCTGTACATTAATAGTACAACCGGGCTTGGTAAGAGTCACCTGACCCATGCCATTGCTCACCGCGTTTTTAAAGAGTCACCGATGACCAGGTTGCATTATGTCACTGCTCAGCAGTTTGCCGCTGAGATGGTCAGGAATATCCAGACCAAAACCATGGATTCCTTTAAACAGAAATATCATGATCAGTGCGACATGTTGCTGGTTGAGGATGTCCACTCCCTGACAGGCAAAAAGAAAACCCAGGAAGAGCTGAATGAGGTACTTGACTGCCTGATCAAGTCTGGCAAACGGGTTGTGATGACCTCTAACCAGACTCCTCGGGAATTGGTCGGGATCGATAACGATTTTCGTTCGCGGATGTCTTCAGGTCTGGTGACCAGTATCAAGGAACCGGATGCGGCTACCCGTTTTCGTATTGTTGAAAAAAAGGCGACTTTGCATCAGCTCGGCATCGATGAAGATGGTGTTGACTACCTTGCCCAGCATATCCGTGGTGATGTTCGTAAGGTCGAATCGGCGATTGTTGCCATTCGGGCCAAGTCACGGTTGATGGGTGGCCAGGTTGACATGGACATGATACGCCAGGTTGTAGCGGAGGTGGTTGGTGGCGACAAAGTGTTGACCATTGCCATGATCAGTGACCTGATTGCCAGCCAGTTCAAGGTGAGCCTTGGGGATATGAAATCCAAATCCCGTAAAAAAAGTCTGACGTTTCCACGGCAGGTCGCTATGTTCCTTTGCCGGAAGTATACAGATGACTCCCTTGCGGAAATCGGCAGAGCGTTTAACAGGGATCACTCAACGGTACTGCATTCCATCAAAAAGGTCACCACGATGACCGCCCGTGATGCTTCTGTCAACGCCCAGCTGGAATTGTTGAACGGTAAGGTGAAGAATCTCTGA
- a CDS encoding ComF family protein translates to MKSLIFINFVRTVLQLIVPDRCRVCGEFISQADRPGICRICLNKMQILDRQTCHCCGRPIAGALLEEQICGSCLKVPPPWKRCFSLVQYDSPVSDLLHNLKYRADTSVMPALQSIVSEALSTTMHQELKNVDLVLPVPLHPCRLKERGLNQSAYIAKAIFKPGLVDCSSLKRGKVTIPQTGLTGIERRRNLRGAFVVHDKASLRGKTICLVDDVFTTGTTVMACCHALSKGGATEIYVVTLARVIVNR, encoded by the coding sequence ATGAAATCGTTAATATTTATTAATTTTGTCAGAACAGTACTGCAACTCATTGTGCCGGACCGCTGTCGGGTGTGTGGTGAGTTTATCAGTCAGGCTGATCGGCCAGGTATCTGTCGAATTTGTTTGAATAAAATGCAAATACTGGACAGGCAGACATGTCATTGTTGCGGAAGGCCCATTGCCGGAGCGTTATTGGAGGAGCAAATCTGTGGCAGTTGTTTAAAAGTACCCCCTCCATGGAAAAGATGTTTTTCCCTTGTCCAGTATGATTCTCCTGTATCTGATTTATTGCATAATCTCAAGTATCGAGCTGACACCTCCGTGATGCCGGCTCTACAAAGTATTGTCAGTGAAGCTCTTTCAACAACAATGCATCAGGAGTTGAAAAATGTGGATCTGGTGCTGCCGGTACCGCTACATCCCTGTAGGTTGAAAGAGCGAGGTTTGAATCAGTCTGCCTATATAGCGAAGGCAATTTTCAAGCCGGGATTGGTGGATTGCTCTTCATTAAAGCGAGGTAAGGTGACTATTCCTCAGACGGGGTTGACCGGTATTGAACGGCGGCGAAATTTGCGAGGGGCGTTTGTGGTACATGATAAAGCATCGCTCAGGGGAAAAACTATCTGCCTGGTGGATGACGTGTTCACCACCGGTACCACTGTAATGGCGTGTTGTCATGCCTTGTCAAAAGGTGGAGCAACTGAAATTTATGTGGTTACTCTTGCGCGGGTTATTGTCAATCGCTAA
- the bamA gene encoding outer membrane protein assembly factor BamA — protein MFAILAMMFSSTASAADNNTAFLPLKINTGKNPGALTSQADTALSRALAEHNLTPLSRSQAQSVANYQGSWPPPAETLQTIAAKSDTDNVAAGSLTQIGQQISIDIKVFDALSPSTPKYFFQTVNSPAEIQRALNTVILDILAYTGREYRIASIAPEGNTRVDSGAILRKIKSRAGGAYNQTILREDLRAIYSMGYFNDVQIRVSDSDNGKDVVFRVVEKPVIASVTFSGLKDLSEEDVRGAANVREHFILNPTAVNEGVEAIKELYKSKGYYNTQVSVETTFPSDAGAVVRYTVDEGKKIYIKEISIEGNTAFTDKVLLKQIEAKEKGFFSWLTASGLLDMEVIRQDSGRIAAFYHDNGYLEAKIGDPQIRQEKEWIYVTFKVEEGDRFKVGSIDVSGDLITDKETLLKFITLGKQTYISRSVIREDVMAITDYYSEQGYAFANVRPDIQEGAMLEHLDVNFVIDKADLVYINRITISGNDRTRDNVIRRELRIAEGGVFNSKALRQSSQSLQRLQYFDEVNITPEPTIDPTRMNINIEVKERSTGSFSIGAGYSSVDSIIVMGSISENNFLGRGDTLQFSANLGGSSTAYNLSYTDPRLNDSQLSWGIDLFDTEREYDDYTRESTGGGIRVGYPIWERWRVYGNYSYTDTQLSDYETEEFIDDPDNPGVEIENPDYNFRIAESAKVPVTSALKVTFSRDTRNKLFGATKGSRHSLSAKYAGGPLSGDSQFTKLEASTEWYFPFIMSTTFHVKGAAGQAFEHEDDKFPIFERFFLGGIRTMRGFEYAKISPTDDNGNRLGGDKMWYTNLEFIFPIIEEQGIQGLTFFDAGNVLDDSEDWNVDNVRTSVGLGLRWLSPLGPISFVYGVNLDPEEDEDSSVFDFSIGGTF, from the coding sequence ATGTTCGCAATCTTGGCCATGATGTTCAGTAGCACCGCTTCTGCAGCTGATAACAACACCGCCTTTTTGCCGCTGAAAATCAATACAGGCAAAAACCCTGGAGCTTTGACCAGCCAGGCCGATACAGCTTTGAGCCGTGCTCTTGCCGAGCACAACCTCACGCCGCTTTCCAGGTCCCAGGCCCAGAGTGTTGCCAACTACCAGGGGAGTTGGCCACCGCCTGCTGAAACCCTGCAGACTATTGCCGCCAAGAGCGACACCGATAACGTGGCTGCAGGCAGTCTCACCCAGATCGGCCAGCAGATCAGTATCGACATAAAAGTTTTTGACGCTCTTTCCCCATCGACCCCAAAATATTTCTTCCAGACCGTCAACAGCCCTGCAGAAATCCAACGGGCTCTGAATACTGTTATTCTTGATATCCTGGCCTACACCGGCAGGGAATACCGAATTGCCTCCATCGCCCCTGAAGGCAACACCCGGGTCGATTCCGGCGCGATACTCCGTAAAATCAAAAGCCGGGCAGGTGGAGCATATAATCAAACGATCCTCCGTGAAGACCTGCGAGCCATATATTCAATGGGCTATTTCAACGACGTCCAGATCCGCGTCTCTGACAGTGACAACGGCAAAGATGTTGTCTTCAGGGTTGTTGAAAAACCTGTCATTGCCTCCGTCACCTTTTCAGGCTTGAAAGACCTCTCAGAAGAAGATGTTCGCGGTGCCGCGAATGTTCGCGAACATTTCATCCTAAACCCCACTGCGGTCAATGAGGGTGTTGAGGCAATCAAAGAGCTCTACAAGTCGAAAGGGTACTATAATACTCAGGTCAGTGTTGAGACCACGTTCCCCAGCGATGCCGGAGCAGTAGTTCGCTATACCGTAGATGAAGGAAAGAAAATCTACATCAAAGAGATCTCTATCGAAGGCAACACCGCGTTCACTGACAAAGTGCTGCTCAAGCAGATAGAGGCTAAGGAAAAGGGATTTTTCAGCTGGCTGACAGCGTCCGGCCTGCTCGACATGGAGGTTATTCGCCAGGACTCAGGCCGTATAGCTGCTTTTTATCATGATAACGGCTACCTTGAGGCTAAAATTGGCGACCCGCAGATCAGACAGGAAAAAGAGTGGATCTACGTCACATTCAAAGTTGAAGAAGGCGACCGCTTCAAGGTAGGCAGTATTGACGTGAGCGGAGATCTCATCACCGATAAAGAGACCCTGCTGAAATTCATCACCCTGGGTAAGCAGACGTACATCAGCCGCAGCGTTATCCGTGAGGATGTAATGGCCATCACCGATTATTACTCCGAACAGGGATACGCTTTCGCCAACGTCCGGCCGGATATCCAGGAAGGTGCTATGCTGGAGCATCTCGACGTAAATTTTGTGATCGATAAGGCCGATCTGGTCTATATCAATCGTATCACCATAAGTGGCAATGACCGTACCCGGGACAATGTTATCCGCCGCGAACTGCGTATCGCCGAGGGAGGTGTCTTTAATTCCAAGGCGTTGCGCCAGTCAAGCCAGTCCCTGCAGCGGCTCCAGTATTTTGATGAGGTCAATATTACGCCCGAGCCCACCATTGACCCGACCCGAATGAACATTAACATTGAAGTGAAAGAACGCAGCACCGGCTCCTTCAGCATCGGTGCCGGTTACAGTTCGGTTGATAGTATCATCGTTATGGGCTCTATCTCTGAAAACAACTTTCTGGGACGCGGTGACACCCTGCAATTTTCTGCCAACCTCGGTGGATCAAGTACAGCCTATAATCTCAGTTATACTGATCCACGCCTGAATGACTCCCAGCTCTCCTGGGGTATTGATCTGTTTGACACCGAGCGCGAGTATGATGACTATACCAGGGAGTCTACCGGTGGTGGTATTCGTGTCGGTTATCCGATCTGGGAAAGATGGCGGGTGTACGGCAATTACAGTTATACAGATACCCAACTGAGTGATTATGAAACCGAAGAGTTTATTGACGATCCGGATAATCCTGGTGTGGAGATAGAAAATCCTGATTATAACTTCAGGATTGCCGAGTCTGCCAAAGTGCCTGTTACCAGTGCTCTGAAGGTAACCTTCTCCCGTGACACCAGAAACAAACTGTTCGGTGCCACCAAAGGCTCCAGACATTCGCTCAGTGCCAAGTATGCAGGTGGACCTTTAAGTGGTGATTCTCAGTTTACCAAGTTAGAAGCATCGACTGAGTGGTACTTTCCGTTTATCATGAGCACCACCTTTCATGTTAAAGGTGCTGCCGGCCAGGCTTTTGAACATGAAGATGATAAATTTCCAATCTTCGAGCGCTTTTTTCTTGGCGGCATCAGGACCATGCGCGGTTTCGAATATGCCAAAATCAGCCCCACGGATGACAATGGCAACCGGCTGGGTGGCGATAAGATGTGGTACACTAATCTCGAGTTTATCTTCCCCATCATTGAAGAACAGGGTATCCAGGGCCTGACCTTCTTCGATGCCGGTAATGTTCTTGATGACTCTGAAGACTGGAATGTCGATAATGTCCGTACTTCAGTGGGTCTTGGTCTGCGCTGGCTGTCACCGCTTGGCCCGATCAGTTTTGTTTACGGTGTGAATCTTGATCCTGAAGAAGATGAGGACAGCTCAGTCTTCGATTTCAGTATCGGAGGCACCTTCTAA